The Streptomyces asoensis DNA window AAGGCGGTGCGCGGCAGCCGCTCGAGGATCGCCCGGCGCAGCTCCCCGTCCAGTTCCCCCTTGCCCAGCGGACCCGGCACGAGGTCGATGATCCCGGGCCCCACCGGCCGCCAGCCGGCGAGGAGTCCGGCGTACGCGTCCGCCGCGCACCGCACCAGGTGGTCGGTGAGCGGTCCGGGGGCGGCGTGCCGACGGGTGGTGTCCAGCGGGAAGGAGGCGATGAGCAGGGCGGGTACGCCGAGCGGCTCGTCACTGGGGGTGGGGGCGTGCACGACGGGCGTGGTGCGCGGGCGGGCGGGCGCGCCGTCGTCGTCGACGGGCACGGCCCAGGTGACCGACCAGTGGGGGCGCAGCCGCTCCTCGACCGGCCGGTCGGCGAGCAGCTCGGGCGCGAGGGGGCCGTGCGCGGCGGCGACCCGCCAGCGGGTGGTCCCGTCCCGGGTGTCCGCCACCACGGTGAGGGCCTCGTCGCCGGGATCGGCGGCCCGGGTCAGGACGCGGGGCGCGTCGCCGCCGATCTCGATCACCACCTCCTCCAGCCCGGGCAGGGCGAGCAGGAGGGCGTCGTCGACGGCGGTGAGGAGACGTTCGGCGAGGTCGGCGGCTGCGGCGTCGCGCAGCGGCAGGATGACGGCCGTGTCGTACGGGTCCGGGGCGGTCCCCTGGGCGGCGAAGGGCAGCCGGAGCAGGGGCACGTGCCCGTCGCGGCGCCGGATCTCGTCACCGAGGCCGGGGCTGTGCCGGGCGGTCGCCGAGGCGAGCTCGCGCGCTTCGGCCAGATCCCAGCGGACCCCGCCGTGCCGGCCGACGACGGCGGGCTCGTCCGTGACGGCGATGACGGCGGCGAAACCGACGCCGAACCGTCCGACGGCCACGGCCGACTGCCGTTCCTCCCGCTTGGCGGAGGCGCGCAGGGTGGCGAGGGACTCCACCCCGGCGGCGTCCAGGGGCGCGCCGGTGTTCGCGGCGACGAGGACACCGTCGCGCAGGGTCAGCCGCAGCCGGCCCGGCACCCCGGCCCTGGCCGCGGCGTCGGCGGCGTTCTGAGCGAGCTCGACGACGAGCCGGTCGCGGTACCCGCCGAGGACGAGATCCTCCTCGGCGTTGGCGTCCTCCCGGAAACGGGCGGGACTCGTGGCCCAGGCGTCCAGCACCCCGCGACGCAGGCGGGCCGTGCCGAAGGGGTCCGCGCCCTCGGGTGCCGGCCGCACGAACTTGCTCACGTTCACTCTCCATCATCGGCGTGGGCACGAAGGTACCGCGCGGCGCGGTGCGGTCAGAACGGGACGCGGACCCGGGCCCGGGCAGCGGCCCGCCCCGGCGTCACCCGCGCACGACGACCACGGCCGCACCCGCCCGGCGGGCCGCGCCGGACCGCCGGGGCGGCCGGCGGAGCGGCCGACGCCGGGCGCGGCGCCGGGCGCGGCGCGCAGACCGGCGAGGTGGGGCCGGGCCGGCGCAGACCGGCGAGGTCGAGCCCGGTCGGCACAGACCAGCGAGGTCGAGCCGGGCCGGCGCAGACCGGCGAGGTGGGGCCAGACCGGCGGTGTCCGGCCAGATCGGCGGGGCCGGCCCGGCCGGCCCGCGCCGCTGGTCACGGGCCGTCGCCGGACCCGCCCGCGCCGCCGCTCACGCCTCAGGAGTGGCCGAGCTCCGCGGTGTCCTCGTCCGCCGCCGCCGGGACGGAGCCGGAGTCCGGGGCCGGGCGGAGCGGGAAGGGGTCCACCCGGGTCTCGTCGATCACCGGCGGGGCCGGCCTCGGCGGGGTCGGCATCACGGCCGCCTCGGAGTGACCGCCGCAGCCGTACGCCAGGGAGACCACCCGGCCGTCGGCCGGGGAGAACTCGTTGGCGCAGACCCCGAAGGCCTGGCCGAGGGAACCGCCGATGGGCGTGAGGAAGCCGCAGCTCACACAGGAGGCGGGGGCCGCCTGGGCCATGGGGGTCTTGGGACCGAAGCCGTCCTCCCAGCGGTCGGCCGCCGTGTGCAGGCCGTAGCGGGAGAGGACCCGGGCGCGGCGCAGCCCCAGTTCCTCCGCGACCGCGGCGATGGTGCCCCGGCGCGGGGCCGCCGGGAGCGCCGCGGGCGGGGCCGCGGTGACGTCCGCGTCCTCCGCCTCCGCGAGCTCGGCCATCTCCTCGGACAGGGGGGAGTTCGGCGTCGGATCGTCCGCGTCGAAGTAACCCGGTTGCAGACGCGGGTCGTCCTCGCCGGTGTAGCCGGGCTCCAGCCGCACGTCCTCCGCGTCCGTGGGCAAAAGATCGCCGGGGCCCATGTCGCCGGGGCGCAGCCGCTCGCTCCACGGGAGCCACTCGGGGGCCAGGACGGCGTCCGGGCCGGGCAGCAGGACGACCTCGTCCAGGGTGACGTTCTTGGCGCGGGAGGCCCGTGCCACCGTCGCCGCCCAGCGCCAGCCCCGGTAGCCGAGCTCCTTGCACTCGAAGTAGTGGGTGACCACCCGGTCACCCTCGGAGAGCAG harbors:
- a CDS encoding DUF3027 domain-containing protein; translation: MSAATTRSRTPDRLCAEAVDLARAAAEEAAAPGVVGEHVGLLSEGDRVVTHYFECKELGYRGWRWAATVARASRAKNVTLDEVVLLPGPDAVLAPEWLPWSERLRPGDMGPGDLLPTDAEDVRLEPGYTGEDDPRLQPGYFDADDPTPNSPLSEEMAELAEAEDADVTAAPPAALPAAPRRGTIAAVAEELGLRRARVLSRYGLHTAADRWEDGFGPKTPMAQAAPASCVSCGFLTPIGGSLGQAFGVCANEFSPADGRVVSLAYGCGGHSEAAVMPTPPRPAPPVIDETRVDPFPLRPAPDSGSVPAAADEDTAELGHS